In the Melanotaenia boesemani isolate fMelBoe1 chromosome 14, fMelBoe1.pri, whole genome shotgun sequence genome, ACAGATGTGCCGGAGGAGACGTCCAGTGCTGAGAGGTTGTTGGATTCCACCTTGGCTGTGTACGGTTTTTAACTCGACAAAACCACGCTAAGATTCATTTTGAGGTTGTACAAACCCACTTTACGGctgtattttaaatgatttttttttgttttttcatcctTTGCTTCACAGCCTGCCCACAGCACAATCCTCAGCTACAACCCAGCGGTACATGGACTTCTCTTCTTTTATCAGAAGTTTCCCCGTTTCACCTGATTCCCagccaccaaaaaaaaaacagtgggtCGAGGCAGGGTTTCCCCGACAGCGGGCTTTCCTGGATAGATGGAGAAACATCCAATATCGGCAACGGACAGAGCGCCTGCTAGGTTAGTTCTACAAttctacaacacacacacacacacacacacacacacacacacatatatatatatatatgtatatatatatatatatatatatatgtatatctacGTGTGTCTGTGTATATGGTAGcgttaaaattaccaaccaggttcgtaacctgggagtgttgatagactcagatctgactttcagcagccatatcaaagctgtcactaagacagctttttaccagctcagaaacatcaacagaattaaaagtttagtctcccagaaagaccaggagaaactcatccatgcattcatctccagtagactggattactgtaatggtcttttaacaggacttcctaaaaagagcattaaacatctacagctcatccagaacgctgctgctagagttttaaccaggactaagagatctgaacacatcacaccagttttgaaatctttacactggcttccagtcagtcacagaatagatttttcAAACCCTTCTGCtagtttacaaatcccagaatggtttaggcccagaatacatctgtgatatgttcagagaatacaaacctagcagagctctcagatccaaagactctggtcaactggtccagaccagagtccagactgaacatggagaagcagcatttagctgttatgctgcaaacaaatggaacaaactgccagtggagattaaactttccccaaatgtagacatttttaaatccaggttaaaaacatattttttctcgtgcgcctatgcatgaaatctgcacggtaacttttttaacttatcttgtttatcttgcttttaatcattttaatgtaatttattattttattgtgattatttgttgatgccttttactatttctaaatatctgtaatgtctttgttttatgtaaagcactttgaattgtcctgtacatgaaatgtgctatacaaataaactgccttgccttgtgtTTGCATAGAGATGTAgaggttatttatttgtttatctctttttcctttcaggCCGGTTTGTTGCTCGCAAACCCTCTGCAGGAAAGGTTCAGAGGGTAATTGACAGCAACGGCTGGACAACAAATTGCCCCAAGCCAAAAGAGATCCTGCGGCTGTGGAAGCCAGGCGCACGCACGCAGATCCAGGAGGACAAGCATGTCCTAAATGGTGTGTCCACCCAGACGTGGCGGGGTCTTGCCATTAAAGACTTCGGGGGAGAGAAGGGGAAAGGTAGATAACCTTtcttatttattgatttattcattcattcgtttgtTTGTTccttcgttcgttcgttcgttcccTGCCTAATTCCCCACCTGTGAAGTTGTAAGCATCAGCTGGTAGGTGAGAGACTCAACACTAATGCACCTCACAGTGAGAAGTTCAGAGCAGCCTTTACCAGCCAACCACACTGGAGTGCAGAGGGTCACTCCTGCAGACCAACATCATGTTGAGGTGCATTACCACAGCAGCTGCCAGCCTGATCTGACCGCactctttgtcttcttttgaTTACAGGGGTAGTTACCACCTGCAGATTCTCCAGAGGGGACATTGTGTGTGACTACCATGGAGAGCTGGTGACTGCAGCAGTGGGGAGGAAGAGGTTGGAGGAAACCCAGCCGGGCCAAGCAGggtacatgtttttttttggcgGCAAGTGCATCGATGCGCAATCTGAACGCTGCTCGTGTCACAGTGACAAGGACACTTTTGGGAGGAGAATTAACCACTCGTCGAAGAAAGCTAACCTGAAGCCGGCTCATGTTGTCCTTAAGGTGGACGGCCGCGACAGGGATGTAATTCTCCTGAAAGCCCTGAAGGACATCTGTGTTGACACAGAACTAACTTTTGACTATGGCGTGAGGAGAAAATCCTTCAGAGGAGAGGGACTGGACTTAACGTGGTTGGACGagtgaaatgtttatttatatattttatttattttttgtttgccaAAGTGTTCAGTGATGTTCATTTAGTTAAGCGTTCACCTAATAAAACATATTCTGTTCAAGTGTGAATgaagttctttctttttttttccaacttatGGGATCCATAGCTCTCAAAACAGTCAAATTAATTATTACAGTTTAGAAGCAGAGgggaaaaactaaacaaaccagCCAAGGATTTGGGACAGGAGGTCAAAGCTCACACTGAACCAGGAGTTTCACCTAAGATCGCAATTCCAGGGGACACCTACCTGCACGTGTATGCTTCAAACCGCCAGCACTCCTGAACAAGATAACCTGGCCTTCAAcatgaaatattcttatatCGATGCAAAGTTCTCAGGCATCCctggagagaggaaaagaacaaggcaaggcaaatttagtTGTATAGCACGCTTtgtgtacaagacaattcaaagtgctttacataaaacatttaagcagggtgcagaaagcaatacaagtgcattaaaagaaaatgaagattaaaaagattaaaagaaattcaattaatgaaataaaaacagaataaattacattaaaatgattaaaagctaaTTCACTgtaaaagttaccgtgcagatttcattcCGGTCAAGTTAAACATGAATTTattgaatacattttttattattattattgtttttttttaaactaacacAGTTGACTTTGGTGTTTTCAGAGCTGACCAATGTGTGATGTTAGATAACAGTGGATCATGAGGAAGGGTAGTGATCTGAACCAGCAGGGACCCCCTCAAAAAGATATCTGTGACAGGAAATGCGATCACTGGGTGCagtccacattttttttatttgactgctacataggctgtttttttttttcttttctttgttttgttttattttgtgttgtattattttttacatgtgaTTTCGTAACAAGATAGCAGAGTTGTCCCAATCccaaggaaagaaagaaaatatcatttcAAATCACAGGCACAAAGAAACTGTTTATTATACTGAATTATTCACTGCTAATTCAAAGTTAAATGTGTGACTTGTGAGCTGAAGACAGTCACTAATGGGTGGGCTGGGCATATTGAAATGAATGTTTCTGCATATAAATTGTGCCTAAAGTACAAACCATATTAGTGAATATTCTACAAAATAATTGATGTGACTCAAAATGcatcctattttattttatttgaagtttaatagtaaacagacagaaaaagagacagagagaaaggccTCTGCAGGTCCGCAGGCGCCATCTGCTGGTCGAGAAAAATCCCTGCAGCATCAACATgcccagttttgttttcttctttttctttcttcttttaatttatttattctcccttttttcccctttttcccATGTtaatgcatcaaattcaaaacaaaacatttcataattacaataatttaaatacaacaaTTGTAATAcattccataaaaaaaaaaaaaaaaagagagaattggAGTAGGAAGAAGAATTAATCTTATTAACTCCTACCCCATCCTCATTTCTAAACGAACAAACAGGACAGCCTCATCAACAGTAGattcttaaaacacaaatacatccaGCAGATGCCTCTATTTTTTCTTAACCATTCAGACAAttcttttcatacattttaattatgtactctttatatttatatttaaattggaGAATATTTGAACAACATTTAAGATCTTTTTTAAGTGAGTT is a window encoding:
- the LOC121653764 gene encoding uncharacterized protein LOC121653764 isoform X2; translated protein: MADQRKKKSANRMTVHCLKCWKPQECLPSHLARACMKDSTPHERAGEIKKAKESSKEWLKSNRTWDYQDLQQILPHDTCRDKLVAVLLERGFFIRNQPADISRTPGPAASGTSAAPSPQSSSQNQELMEAARQHMAEVMIKANEGSYLEDGEKTNFRYWCEAILVLRHCLRPQAVEGILVSHWVNRVRDGDQVLMDIGQELMFKKVPVRLTREEEAYMETYYRCLRPGYVTESACEHLFVSTTGKPIVSVSGDIHRFKKMCQGKVGQQKAQVVPASLTDVPEETSSAESLPTAQSSATTQRYMDFSSFIRSFPVSPDSQPPKKKQWVEAGFPRQRAFLDRWRNIQYRQRTERLLGRFVARKPSAGKVQRVIDSNGWTTNCPKPKEILRLWKPGARTQIQEDKHVLNGVSTQTWRGLAIKDFGGEKGKGVVTTCRFSRGDIVCDYHGELVTAAVGRKRLEETQPGQAGYMFFFGGKCIDAQSERCSCHSDKDTFGRRINHSSKKANLKPAHVVLKVDGRDRDVILLKALKDICVDTELTFDYGVRRKSFRGEGLDLTWLDE
- the LOC121653764 gene encoding uncharacterized protein LOC121653764 isoform X1 — its product is MADQRKKKSANRMTVHCLKCWKPQECLPSHLARACMKDSTPHERAGEIKKAKESSKEWLKSNRTWDYQDLQQILPHDTCRDKLVAVLLERGFFIRNQPADISRTPGPAASGTSAAPSPQSSSQNQELMEAARQHMAEVMIKANEGSYLEDGEKTNFRYWCEAILVLRHCLRPQAVEGILVSHWVNRVRDGDQVLMDIGQELMFKKVPVRLTREEEAYMETYYRCLRPGYVTESACEHLFVSTTGKPIVSVSGDIHRFKKMCQGKVGQQKAQVVPASLTDVPEETSSAERLLDSTLAVLPTAQSSATTQRYMDFSSFIRSFPVSPDSQPPKKKQWVEAGFPRQRAFLDRWRNIQYRQRTERLLGRFVARKPSAGKVQRVIDSNGWTTNCPKPKEILRLWKPGARTQIQEDKHVLNGVSTQTWRGLAIKDFGGEKGKGVVTTCRFSRGDIVCDYHGELVTAAVGRKRLEETQPGQAGYMFFFGGKCIDAQSERCSCHSDKDTFGRRINHSSKKANLKPAHVVLKVDGRDRDVILLKALKDICVDTELTFDYGVRRKSFRGEGLDLTWLDE